From Cataglyphis hispanica isolate Lineage 1 chromosome 3, ULB_Chis1_1.0, whole genome shotgun sequence, a single genomic window includes:
- the LOC126848461 gene encoding guanine nucleotide-binding protein subunit alpha homolog: MASSLTWSCCLRFKFSPEEIEQRYKSQEIDRMLEKDRQTFRRQVKLLLLGAGESGKSTFLKQMRIIHGIKFEPELVKEYQHVIYQNIIKGMKVLVDARDKLNIPWENPKNYDIGFQLLKFENTMILDTRLFLHYVPALQSLWKDASIRRAFDRRREFQLSDSVQYFLDNLDRIARVDYTPTHQDILHCRKATKGISEFVIPINNIPFLFVDVGGQRSQRQKWYQCFDCVTSILFLVSSSEFDQVLLEDRRTNRLEESKNIFDTIVNNMIFCGVSIILFLNKTDLLDKKVRSQDTNVRLYFPQFTGDPHSMKDVQNFILDMFVSVKRDPRKPLFHHFTTAVDTENIKVVFNAVKDTILHRNLESLMLQ; encoded by the exons ATGGCGAGCTCCTTAACGTGGTCGTGCTGTCTGCGTTTTAAATTCAGCCCAGAGGAAATCGAGCAACGATACAAGAGTCAGGAGATCGACCGGATGCTGGAGAAAGATCGTCAAACATTTCGCCGGCAAGTTAAGTTATTGCTGCTCGGTGCGGGCGAGAGCGGCAAGTCCACATTCCTCAAACAGATGCGGATCATACATGGGATCAAATTCGAG ccTGAACTAGTTAAAGAATATCAACATGTGATCTACCAGAACATAATTAAAGGAATGAAAGTTTTGGTAGATGCTCGAGATAAACTGAATATTCCCTGGGAGAATCCTAAGAATTATGATATTGGCTTTCAATTACTCAAGTTTGAAAATACCATGATACTGGATACTAGATTATTTCTACATTATGTACCAGCATTACAAAGTTTATGGAAGGATGCATCGATAAGAAGAGCATTTGATAGGCGAAGAGAATTTCAATTA AGTGATTCTGTCCAGTACTTCTTGGATAATCTTGATAGGATTGCGAGAgtg gatTATACACCTACACATCAggatattttacattgtagAAAGGCAACGAAAGGAATTTCTGAATTTGTAATACCAATTAACAATATCCCTTTTCTCTTTGTCGATGTTGGTGGTCAAAGATCTCAAAGGCAAAAATGGTACCAATGCTTTGATTGCGTGACTTCTATACTCTTTCTTGTATCATCATCGGAATTTGACCAAGTCTTGTTGGAAGATAG GAGGACTAACAGATTGGAAGAAtctaaaaacatatttgatacaattgtgaataatatgatattctgTGGAgtgtctattattttatttctgaacAAAACGGATTTGCTCGATAAAAAAGTGAGGTCACAAGATACAAATGTCCGTTTGTACTTTCCACAATTCACGGGCGATCCACATTCCATGAAGGACGTGCAAAATTTTATCCTTGATATGTTTGTGTCGGTCAAGAGGGATCCAAGAAAGCCATTGTTTCATCACTTTACTACTGCAGTAGACACGGAGAATATTAAGGTTGTCTTCAATGCTGTAAAGGATACTATTCTACATCGGAACTTAGAGTCACTGATGCTTCAATAA